The nucleotide window CCGACCACCAGCAGCTCGAAGAGGCGCGTCTCCAGCCCGCCGGTGCTCCATACCGCCACGCTGCGCGTGAGTGCCAGGGCCAGCGGCGCGAACACCACGATCCACGCCGGCCCGCCCGCCTTCCGCGCGCGCCACGCGAATGCCGCCACCACCGCCCACAGCAACGCCGTGGCCAGGAGGCTCAGCCCGTGGGCCGCCTTCTCGGGGGCCAGGCCCGCGCGGTCGAACGCCGAGAGCAGCACCATCCACAGGAAGTTGGTGTAGCCCTCCACGCGCTCTTGACCCGGGTTGAACACCAGCCCGTGGCCCTGCGCCAGGTTGTGCGCGTAGCGGAAGGAGATGAAGGCGTCGTCGGTGAGGAAGAGATAGAGGAGCGAGTGGGCCAGGAGCACGAGCAGCGTGAGCAGGAGCGCTGCGCGCACGGCGTGGGCCGTGACGGGGGACATCATCCCCGCCGCTCCCCGGGCGGCGGGTCCGCGATCTGGCTGTTCTGGGTGGTCGAGCCTGCCGGGCCGCATGGATCCGCCTCCTCCCTGGCCGAATAGGATACCCCAGGTGGCCCCCTCCCGTGGGGCGGCATCGCCCGCCCCACGGTCGCCCCAAATATGCTATCCTACAGCGTTCCGCGCGAAGCATGATTCCCCGGGCGCCGGCCGCCGTTTGCGGCCGCCGCCGGCATGGCCCTCACCGGGTAGCCCCGGGAGCGCAGCAGGCTAACGCGCCCATCCCGAACCCGGACCAGAGGAGCACCCCGCCTTGACCCGTCGTGACGACCTCCGAAACATCGCCATCATCGCCCACGTGGACCACGGCAAGACCACGCTGGTGGACGCCATGCTGTGGCAGAGCGGCACCTTCCGCGCCAACGAGACCGTCCAGGAGCGGGTCATGGACTCCAACGACCTGGAGCGCGAGAAGGGCATCACCATCCTGGCCAAGAACACCTCGGTGCACTTCGAGGGCCACAAGATCAACATCGTGGACACCCCCGGCCACGCCGACTTCGGCGGCGAGGTGGAGCGCACCCTGACCATGGTGGACGGCGTGCTGCTGCTGGTGGACGCCTCCGAGGGCCCGCTGCCCCAGACGCGCTTCGTGCTGATGAAGGCGCTGGAACTCAAGCTGCAGCCGATGGTGGTGATCAACAAGATCGACCGCAAGGACGCCCGCGCCGTGGAGGTGCTGGACGAGGTCTACGACCTGTTCATCGACCTCGACGCCGACGTGCACCAGCTGGAGTTCCCGGTGATCTACGCCAACGCCCGCGCCGGCACCTGCCGCATGTCGCCCGAGGGCCCGGACTCCAACTTGAAGCCCCTGTTCGAGGCGATCCTCGAGCACATCCCCGCCCCCAAGGTGGATCCCGCGAAGCCGCTTCAGTTCCAGGTGACCACCCTGGACTACGATGACTTCGTGGGCCGGCTGGCCATCGGGCGCATCGTGAGCGGCACGGTGAAGATGGCCCAGCAGGTGGTGCTCATCAACCGCGAGGGGCAGCAGTCGCAGGCCAAGATCACGGCGCTCTACACCTTCGAGGGGCTCAAGCGCGTGCCGGTGCAGGAAGCGCACGCCGGGGAGATCGTGGCGCTGGCGGGAGTGGCCGACCTGGGCATCGGCGACACCATCGGCGACCCCGAGAACCCCATGGCGCTCCCGCCGATCCACATTGACGAGCCGACCGTCTCGATGATCTTCAGCATCAACACCTCGCCCTTTGTGGGCACCGACGGCAAGTACGTCACCTCGCGGCATCTGCGCGAGCGGCTGGAGAAGGAAGTGTTCTCGAACGTGGCCATCCGCCTGGAGCTCACCGAGACGCCCGACGCGTTCAAGGTGTCCGGGCGCGGAGAGCTGCAGCTGGCGATCCTGATCGAGATGATGCGCCGCGAGGGCTTCGAGCTCTCGGTGAGCCGCCCCGAGGTGATCACCCACGTCGAGAAGGGCACCGTGATGGAGCCCATGGAAATGGTGGTGATCGACTGCCCCGAGGAGTTCGTGGGGGTGGTGACGCAGAAGTTGGGGCCCCGCAAGGGCCGCATGACCAAGATGGTCAACCACGGCACCGGGCGCGTGCGGCTGGAGTTCCGCATTCCCTCGCGCGGGCTGATCGGGTTCCGCAGCCAGTTCCTCACCGACACCCGGGGCACCGGCCTGCTGAACCACATCTTCGACGGCTACGAGCCGTGGACGGGCTCGATGCCCACCCGCAAGACCGGCGCCCTGGTGGCCGACCGCTCCGGCCGCTGCACCGCCTACGCCATCGAGCACATGCAGGAGCGTGGCGAGGTGTTCATGTCCCCCGGCGACCAGGTCTACA belongs to Candidatus Eisenbacteria bacterium and includes:
- the typA gene encoding translational GTPase TypA encodes the protein MTRRDDLRNIAIIAHVDHGKTTLVDAMLWQSGTFRANETVQERVMDSNDLEREKGITILAKNTSVHFEGHKINIVDTPGHADFGGEVERTLTMVDGVLLLVDASEGPLPQTRFVLMKALELKLQPMVVINKIDRKDARAVEVLDEVYDLFIDLDADVHQLEFPVIYANARAGTCRMSPEGPDSNLKPLFEAILEHIPAPKVDPAKPLQFQVTTLDYDDFVGRLAIGRIVSGTVKMAQQVVLINREGQQSQAKITALYTFEGLKRVPVQEAHAGEIVALAGVADLGIGDTIGDPENPMALPPIHIDEPTVSMIFSINTSPFVGTDGKYVTSRHLRERLEKEVFSNVAIRLELTETPDAFKVSGRGELQLAILIEMMRREGFELSVSRPEVITHVEKGTVMEPMEMVVIDCPEEFVGVVTQKLGPRKGRMTKMVNHGTGRVRLEFRIPSRGLIGFRSQFLTDTRGTGLLNHIFDGYEPWTGSMPTRKTGALVADRSGRCTAYAIEHMQERGEVFMSPGDQVYMGMVVGENARESDMDVNITKEKKLTNMRAAGSDDTTKLIPPRVMSLEQTLEFLADDELAEVTPRFLRVRKRFLDPLQRPRKNALPAQ